From one Solanum lycopersicum chromosome 12, SLM_r2.1 genomic stretch:
- the LOC101256749 gene encoding agamous-like MADS-box protein AGL36 — translation MDTKRLRYTRNYSENARNSILDRRVTSLFKKVEELSILCDIEVVIIIFKPGSIQSIAWKSASLAQDVLTRYLSCEANDRIKSIVKHETYLQKKAKKKEKEISKLEKMNEEKEMELLFNQLVEGKSVNELDARQMKGLLKVCAAKTVKINERKEQLKQPLNLPSNNENVTVSAGPMGVSFNDSWIIETMATLGGGSGTKSAPTKGNNTNVGDNGRFKDLD, via the coding sequence ATGGATACAAAAAGGCTTAGGTATACTAGGAATTATAGTGAAAATGCTAGAAACTCCATCTTAGATAGAAGAGTAACAAGTTTGTTTAAGAAAGTAGAAGAACTCTCTATTCTGTGTGATATAGAAGtcgttataattatttttaagccAGGGAGTATCCAATCCATTGCTTGGAAATCTGCAAGTCTGGCTCAGGATGTCTTAACAAGGTATTTAAGTTGTGAAGCGAATGATAGGATTAAAAGTATTGTCAAACATGAGACCTATCTTCAAAAGAAAgcgaaaaagaaagaaaaagaaattagcAAATTAGAGAAAATGAATGAGGAGAAGGAAATGGAACTCCTCTTCAACCAACTAGTAGAGGGAAAGAGTGTTAATGAACTTGATGCAAGACAAATGAAAGGTTTGTTAAAGGTGTGTGCTGCTAAAACggttaaaataaatgaaagaaaggAACAACTGAAACAACCTCTAAATCTTCCATCCAACAACGAAAATGTCACCGTATCAGCAGGTCCAATGGGAGTTTCATTCAATGACTCGTGGATTATTGAGACTATGGCTACATTAGGGGGTGGAAGTGGTACTAAATCTGCACCAACAAAAGGCAATAACACCAACGTTGGAGATAATGGACGTTTCAAGGATCTCGATTGA
- the LOC138340194 gene encoding agamous-like MADS-box protein AGL36, which translates to MATKRLRDTRNYSENARNSILDRRVTSLFKKVEELSTLCDIEVAIIIFKPGSIQPIAWKSASLAQDVLTRYLSCEANDGIKSIVKHEIYLQKKAKKKEKEISKLEKMNEEKEMELLFNQLVEGKNINELDARQMKGLLKVCAAKTTRINERKEQLKQPLNPPSNNENVILPASPTGDLLNDSWFFETMASLGYGSGTSSAPTKGNDTNVGDNGHSKDLD; encoded by the coding sequence ATGGCTACAAAAAGGCTTAGGGATACTAGAAATTATAGTGAAAACGCTAGGAACTCCATCTTAGATAGAAGAGTAACAAGTTTGTTTAAGAAAGTAGAAGAACTCTCTACTCTGTGTGATATAGAAGTcgctataattatttttaagccAGGGAGTATCCAACCCATTGCTTGGAAATCTGCAAGTCTGGCTCAGGATGTCTTAACAAGGTATTTAAGTTGTGAAGCGAATGATGGGATTAAAAGTATTGTCAAACATGAAATCTATCTTCAAAAGaaagcaaaaaagaaagaaaaagaaattagcAAATTAGAGAAAATGAACGAGGAGAAGGAAATGGAGCTCCTCTTCAACCAACTAGTGGAGGGAAAGAATATTAATGAACTTGATGCAAGACAAATGAAAGGTTTGTTAAAGGTGTGTGCTGCTAAAACGACTAGAATAAATGAAAGAAAGGAACAACTGAAACAACCTCTAAATCCTCCATCTAACAACGAAAACGTCATCCTACCAGCAAGTCCAACAGGAGATTTATTAAATGACTCGTGGTTTTTTGAGACTATGGCATCCTTAGGGTATGGAAGTGGTACATCGTCTGCACCAACAAAAGGTAATGACACCAATGTTGGAGATAATGGACATTCCAAGGATCTCGATTGa
- the LOC101260905 gene encoding U-box domain-containing protein 35-like, with protein sequence MVSLHGLHEERLVAVAIDKNKGSQYALRWATENVLTKGQKVTLLHVPQTQTTSAPQSPTYNNGGNDPSTAQDSNSQCTDLFLPFRVFCSFKEIDYDLIILEGQDIAKSLIDYVSLYRVQNLILGCPSKNGISRLFTKSDVANTVMKKAPSFCNVYIVSKGKISSTRMASHPLKRKSSNPSICIPPQRNSNFDATNLMSPFPRVSISTNKTSDEVYVAKADNSFSGSDRMSTDTTLFLDCYDNLGSEVHSHRPSVSMNFMDSKHVGEPTRLSGFGPTRLVDHMHSANEFLLSEQNCEENSLSADKIKEMEEKLRRLELQTIQTMEMYHAACKEALREKQKLKELENLRKEDVKKLEEARREKEEALDHVAKEKALRIASKEEAKAAQKKAEKEAEKRKRSERKALKKSEAKKSTIKSLVYSQKAIKYQSLLRILVVLIIFYLYFFEL encoded by the exons ATGGTGAGCCTACATGGATTGCATGAAGAAAGATTGGTAGCTGTGGccattgataaaaataaaggaagCCAATATGCACTTAGATGGGCTACTGAAAATGTACTTACAAAAGGCCAAAAGGTTACATTACTTCATGTTCCTCAAACTCAAACTACATCAGCACCACAATCTCCAACATATAACAAtg GAGGCAATGATCCATCAACTGCACAAGATTCAAATAGCCAATGTACAGATTTGTTCCTTCCTTTTCGCGTCTTTTGTTCTTTCAAAGAA ATAGATTATGATCTAATCATACTTGAAGGTCAAGACATTGCAAAGTCCCTTATTGACTATGTTTCACTTTATAGAGTTCAAAATTTGATACTTGGTTGTCCATCAAAGAATGGAATTTCAAg ACTTTTCACTAAAAGTGATGTTGCAAATACTGTAATGAAGAAGGCACCAAGCTTTTGCAATGTTTACATAGTTTCCAAAGGGAAAATCAGTTCTACAAGAATGGCTTCTCATCCGTTGAAACGAAAATCCTCGAATCCTAGCATATGTATCCCACCACAACGCAATTCCAACTTTGATGCAACGAATTTAAT GTCTCCGTTTCCGAGGGTGAGTATATCAACCAACAAGACATCAGATGAGGTTTATGTGGCAAAAGCTGATAATTCATTTTCAGGTTCTGATAGAATGAGCACAGATACTACTTTGTTCCTGGATTGCTATGATAATTTAGGAAGTGAAGTTCATTCTCATCGTCCCTCAGTATCTATGAATTTTATGGACAGCAAACACGTTGGAGAGCCTACGAGGTTGTCTGGTTTTGGTCCTACAAGGTTGGTTGATCATATGCATTCCGCAAATGAGTTTCTACTATCTGAACAGAACTGTGAAGAAAATTCATTGTCCGCCGATAAAATT aaagaAATGGAAGAAAAGCTGAGAAGACTAGAGTTGCAAACAATTCAAACTATGGAAATGTACCATGCAGCCTGCAAAGAAGCACTAAGAGAGAAGCAAAAG ttgaaGGAACTTGAAAATTTGAGGAAGGAAGATGTGAAGAAACTAGAAGAAGCAAGACGAGAAAAGGAAGAGGCATTGGATCATGTTGCGAAGGAGAAAGCATTAAGGATTGCATCAAAGGAAGAGGCGAAAGCCGCTCAAAAAAAGGCTGAAAAAGAGGCAGAAAAGAGAAAGCGTTCTGAAAGAAAAGCGCTTAAAAAATCTGAGGCCAAGAAGTCTACTATAAAGTCCTTAGTTTACTCCCAAAAGGCTATAAAGTATCAAAGTTTACTTAGGATACTTGTGGTTTTGATAATTTTCTACCTTTATTTCTTTGAGTTGTGA
- the LOC101261201 gene encoding FCS-Like Zinc finger 14-like codes for MAEVRGRKKILSIDLSLFAPADIINSPKSTKSPNKFEEPNGVVGLGIVAALSNNQKCNKPPILVISPRPTSTTPIPILGNNNFYNKIKKKPTIEEMEMCEEYTRVISHVGTNLVKKMEYYDDQFLGNGYHETGIAAASAPPDPFRAADFLNICSLCHKHLEGLDIFIYRGEKAFCSSECRLKQISIDEHKEKCGSLAMKSPEFSASPRSGTMQFSGGVAVA; via the exons atggcTGAAGTGAGGGGTCGTAAGAAGATATTATCCATCGATCTTTCCCTTTTTGCCCCCGCTGATATCATTAATTCACCTAAATCTACCAAATCTCCAAACAAATTTGAAGAACCTAATGGTGTTGTTGGCCTTGGTATTGTTGCAGCATTGTCCAATAATCAGAAATGTAATAAACCTCCAATTCTGGTTATTTCGCCAAGACCAACTTCGACGACGCCGATACCAATTTTGGgtaacaataatttttataataagatAAAGAAAAAACCTACTATTGAGGAAATGGAGATGTGTGAAGAGTATACTCGTGTGATTTCTCATGTTGGTACCAATTTGGTTAAGAAAATGGAATATTATGATGATCAATTTCTGGGAAATGGGTATCATGAAACTGGTATTGCTGCTGCCTCTGCTCCTCCTGATCCTTTTAGGGCTGCGGATTTCCTTAATATTTGCTCTTTATGCCATAAGCACCTTGAGGGGTTGGACATTTTCATTTACAG AGGAGAGAAGGCATTTTGTAGCTCAGAGTGCCGTTTGAAACAAATCTCAATCGATGAACATAAAGAGAAGTGTGGTTCTTTAGCCATGAAATCGCCCGAGTTCTCTGCCTCTCCTCGCTCTGGAACAATGCAGTTTTCCGGTGGTGTTGCTGTGGCATAA